One window of Ziziphus jujuba cultivar Dongzao chromosome 5, ASM3175591v1 genomic DNA carries:
- the LOC107421143 gene encoding homeobox protein knotted-1-like 3 isoform X1 — translation MAYHNHLSQDLPLHHFTNQSQQQQQQNQSLADSTTLRTILPDQLTVSHHSSSPDPNSKNSEPHHHHHHPLQTAPNWLNNALLRTTTQSHFGTTTTATTTNTTDNTNNNNHSTNFLNLHTASDSPASQASNQWLSRPMLQRNHSDVIDDVAAAAAAAAAAAAAGESMIAGTLSHDSTGELKNGGENLNKSEGGGGVVVESGVGGGGGGSGGGEGVINWQNARCKAEILAHPLYDQLLSAHVACLRIATPVDQLPRIDAQLAQSQNVVAKYSALGHGLVGDDKELDQFMTHYVLLLCSFKEQLQQHVRVHAMEAVMACWEIEQSLQSLTGVSPGEGTGATMSDDDDDQVDSDANLFDGSLEGPDTMGFGPLIPTESERSLMERVRQELKHELKQGYKEKIVDIREEILRKRRAGKLPGDTTSVLKAWWQSHSKWPYPTEEDKARLVQETGLQLKQINNWFINQRKRNWHSNPSTSTVLKSKRKRSNAGENGSDRFM, via the exons ATGGCGTACCACAACCATCTATCTCAGGACCTTCCTCTACACCACTTTACGAACCAatcccaacaacaacaacagcaaaaCCAATCGTTAGCCGATAGCACTACTCTGCGAACAATCTTACCCGACCAACTCACCGTATCCCACCACTCCTCCTCACCCGACCCGAATTCCAAGAACTCGGAgccccaccaccaccatcatcatccTCTTCAGACCGCTCCTAATTGGCTCAACAACGCCCTTTTACGAACCACCACACAATCTCACTTTGGaaccaccaccaccgccaccaccaccaacacCACCGACAATACGAACAACAACAACCACAGCACCAATTTCTTAAACCTCCATACGGCTTCCGATTCCCCCGCCTCTCAGGCTTCCAATCAATGGCTTTCCCGTCCGATGCTTCAGAGGAATCACAGCGACGTCATCGATGACGTCGCTGCTGCTGCTGCCGCTGCCGCCGCCGCTGCTGCCGCCGGTGAGTCTATGATCGCCGGAACTTTGTCGCATGATTCCACTGGCGAGTTGAAGAACGGAGGTGAGAATTTGAATAAGAGTGAGGGGGGTGGGGGTGTGGTGGTTGAGAGTGGAGTTGGAGGAGGAGGTGGTGGTAGTGGTGGAGGAGAAGGTGTAATAAACTGGCAGAATGCGAGGTGTAAGGCGGAGATTCTTGCTCACCCGCTTTACGACCAGTTGTTGTCTGCTCATGTGGCTTGTCTGAGGATCGCTACCCCTGTTGACCAGTTGCCGAGGATCGATGCCCAGTTGGCTCAGTCTCAGAATGTGGTCGCTAAGTATTCGGCTTTGGGTCACGGCTTGGTCGGTGATGATAAAGAGCTTGATCAGTTCATG ACACATTATGTTCTGTTGCTCTGTTCCTTTAAAGAACAACTTCAACAACATGTTCGTGTCCATGCAATGGAAGCAGTTATGGCTTGCTGGGAGATTGAGCAATCTTTACAAAGTTTAACAG GAGTTTCCCCAGGTGAAGGTACAGGTGCTACGAtgtctgatgatgatgatgaccaaGTAGATAGCGATGCAAACTTGTTTGATGGAAGTTTGGAAGGGCCAGACACCATGGGATTTGGACCTCTAATCCCCACGGAGAGTGAAAGGTCGTTGATGGAGCGTGTGAGGCAAGAGTTGAAGCATGAACTTAAACAA GGATACAAGGAGAAAATTGTTGACATAAGGGAGGAAATTCTGCGCAAGAGGAGAGCAGGAAAACTTCCTGGTGACACAACATCTGTCTTAAAAGCGTGGTGGCAATCACACTCCAAATGGCCATATCCAACA GAGGAAGACAAAGCAAGGTTGGTACAGGAAACTGGTTTGCAATTAAAGCAGATAAACAATTGGTTTATCAATCAGAGAAAGAGGAATTGGCACAGTAACCCTTCAACTTCCACGGTTTTGAAAAGCAAACGCAAAAG AAGTAATGCAGGTGAAAACGGCAGTGACCGTTTCATGTAA
- the LOC107421143 gene encoding homeobox protein knotted-1-like 3 isoform X2 produces MAYHNHLSQDLPLHHFTNQSQQQQQQNQSLADSTTLRTILPDQLTVSHHSSSPDPNSKNSEPHHHHHHPLQTAPNWLNNALLRTTTQSHFGTTTTATTTNTTDNTNNNNHSTNFLNLHTASDSPASQASNQWLSRPMLQRNHSDVIDDVAAAAAAAAAAAAAGESMIAGTLSHDSTGELKNGGENLNKSEGGGGVVVESGVGGGGGGSGGGEGVINWQNARCKAEILAHPLYDQLLSAHVACLRIATPVDQLPRIDAQLAQSQNVVAKYSALGHGLVGDDKELDQFMTHYVLLLCSFKEQLQQHVRVHAMEAVMACWEIEQSLQSLTGVSPGEGTGATMSDDDDDQVDSDANLFDGSLEGPDTMGFGPLIPTESERSLMERVRQELKHELKQGYKEKIVDIREEILRKRRAGKLPGDTTSVLKAWWQSHSKWPYPTEEDKARLVQETGLQLKQINNWFINQRKRNWHSNPSTSTVLKSKRKSNAGENGSDRFM; encoded by the exons ATGGCGTACCACAACCATCTATCTCAGGACCTTCCTCTACACCACTTTACGAACCAatcccaacaacaacaacagcaaaaCCAATCGTTAGCCGATAGCACTACTCTGCGAACAATCTTACCCGACCAACTCACCGTATCCCACCACTCCTCCTCACCCGACCCGAATTCCAAGAACTCGGAgccccaccaccaccatcatcatccTCTTCAGACCGCTCCTAATTGGCTCAACAACGCCCTTTTACGAACCACCACACAATCTCACTTTGGaaccaccaccaccgccaccaccaccaacacCACCGACAATACGAACAACAACAACCACAGCACCAATTTCTTAAACCTCCATACGGCTTCCGATTCCCCCGCCTCTCAGGCTTCCAATCAATGGCTTTCCCGTCCGATGCTTCAGAGGAATCACAGCGACGTCATCGATGACGTCGCTGCTGCTGCTGCCGCTGCCGCCGCCGCTGCTGCCGCCGGTGAGTCTATGATCGCCGGAACTTTGTCGCATGATTCCACTGGCGAGTTGAAGAACGGAGGTGAGAATTTGAATAAGAGTGAGGGGGGTGGGGGTGTGGTGGTTGAGAGTGGAGTTGGAGGAGGAGGTGGTGGTAGTGGTGGAGGAGAAGGTGTAATAAACTGGCAGAATGCGAGGTGTAAGGCGGAGATTCTTGCTCACCCGCTTTACGACCAGTTGTTGTCTGCTCATGTGGCTTGTCTGAGGATCGCTACCCCTGTTGACCAGTTGCCGAGGATCGATGCCCAGTTGGCTCAGTCTCAGAATGTGGTCGCTAAGTATTCGGCTTTGGGTCACGGCTTGGTCGGTGATGATAAAGAGCTTGATCAGTTCATG ACACATTATGTTCTGTTGCTCTGTTCCTTTAAAGAACAACTTCAACAACATGTTCGTGTCCATGCAATGGAAGCAGTTATGGCTTGCTGGGAGATTGAGCAATCTTTACAAAGTTTAACAG GAGTTTCCCCAGGTGAAGGTACAGGTGCTACGAtgtctgatgatgatgatgaccaaGTAGATAGCGATGCAAACTTGTTTGATGGAAGTTTGGAAGGGCCAGACACCATGGGATTTGGACCTCTAATCCCCACGGAGAGTGAAAGGTCGTTGATGGAGCGTGTGAGGCAAGAGTTGAAGCATGAACTTAAACAA GGATACAAGGAGAAAATTGTTGACATAAGGGAGGAAATTCTGCGCAAGAGGAGAGCAGGAAAACTTCCTGGTGACACAACATCTGTCTTAAAAGCGTGGTGGCAATCACACTCCAAATGGCCATATCCAACA GAGGAAGACAAAGCAAGGTTGGTACAGGAAACTGGTTTGCAATTAAAGCAGATAAACAATTGGTTTATCAATCAGAGAAAGAGGAATTGGCACAGTAACCCTTCAACTTCCACGGTTTTGAAAAGCAAACGCAAAAG TAATGCAGGTGAAAACGGCAGTGACCGTTTCATGTAA
- the LOC125423092 gene encoding uncharacterized protein LOC125423092 yields the protein MATQLHDKVVEDVDDMENEETASAACWSSGCGGCMQGLFGFRWCMKNNNNGCSRAYLLGRRQGEEEEGLTAAVVKETWLVKKAKTIKEVSEVLAGPKWKNFIRSINKKKKMQFQYDPESYALNFDDGVHVQTEPDSAYLKFSSRYSAAPALGINIKP from the coding sequence ATGGCGACCCAACTCCATGACAAAGTAGTTGAAGACGTAGATGATATGGAAAATGAAGAAACGGCATCAGCAGCTTGTTGGAGTAGTGGCTGTGGTGGGTGTATGCAGGGACTGTTTGGCTTCCGGTGGTGTATGAAGAACAACAACAATGGATGTTCGAGAGCGTATTTACTAGGAAGAAgacaaggagaagaagaagaaggattgACAGCAGCGGTGGTAAAAGAGACGTGGTTGGTCAAGAAAGCGAAAACGATCAAAGAGGTTTCGGAAGTGTTGGCCGGGCCCAAGTGGAAGAACTTCATTAGGAGcataaacaagaagaagaaaatgcagTTTCAGTATGATCCTGAAAGCTATGCGCTTAATTTTGATGATGGAGTCCATGTCCAAACCGAACCGGATTCTGCTTACCTGAAATTTTCTTCTCGATATTCTGCTGCTCCAGCACTGGGAATCAACATTAAACCCTAG
- the LOC107421143 gene encoding homeobox protein knotted-1-like 3 isoform X3, with product MAYHNHLSQDLPLHHFTNQSQQQQQQNQSLADSTTLRTILPDQLTVSHHSSSPDPNSKNSEPHHHHHHPLQTAPNWLNNALLRTTTQSHFGTTTTATTTNTTDNTNNNNHSTNFLNLHTASDSPASQASNQWLSRPMLQRNHSDVIDDVAAAAAAAAAAAAAGESMIAGTLSHDSTGELKNGGENLNKSEGGGGVVVESGVGGGGGGSGGGEGVINWQNARCKAEILAHPLYDQLLSAHVACLRIATPVDQLPRIDAQLAQSQNVVAKYSALGHGLVGDDKELDQFMTHYVLLLCSFKEQLQQHVRVHAMEAVMACWEIEQSLQSLTGVSPGEGTGATMSDDDDDQVDSDANLFDGSLEGPDTMGFGPLIPTESERSLMERVRQELKHELKQGYKEKIVDIREEILRKRRAGKLPGDTTSVLKAWWQSHSKWPYPTEEDKARLVQETGLQLKQINNWFINQRKRNWHSNPSTSTVLKSKRKR from the exons ATGGCGTACCACAACCATCTATCTCAGGACCTTCCTCTACACCACTTTACGAACCAatcccaacaacaacaacagcaaaaCCAATCGTTAGCCGATAGCACTACTCTGCGAACAATCTTACCCGACCAACTCACCGTATCCCACCACTCCTCCTCACCCGACCCGAATTCCAAGAACTCGGAgccccaccaccaccatcatcatccTCTTCAGACCGCTCCTAATTGGCTCAACAACGCCCTTTTACGAACCACCACACAATCTCACTTTGGaaccaccaccaccgccaccaccaccaacacCACCGACAATACGAACAACAACAACCACAGCACCAATTTCTTAAACCTCCATACGGCTTCCGATTCCCCCGCCTCTCAGGCTTCCAATCAATGGCTTTCCCGTCCGATGCTTCAGAGGAATCACAGCGACGTCATCGATGACGTCGCTGCTGCTGCTGCCGCTGCCGCCGCCGCTGCTGCCGCCGGTGAGTCTATGATCGCCGGAACTTTGTCGCATGATTCCACTGGCGAGTTGAAGAACGGAGGTGAGAATTTGAATAAGAGTGAGGGGGGTGGGGGTGTGGTGGTTGAGAGTGGAGTTGGAGGAGGAGGTGGTGGTAGTGGTGGAGGAGAAGGTGTAATAAACTGGCAGAATGCGAGGTGTAAGGCGGAGATTCTTGCTCACCCGCTTTACGACCAGTTGTTGTCTGCTCATGTGGCTTGTCTGAGGATCGCTACCCCTGTTGACCAGTTGCCGAGGATCGATGCCCAGTTGGCTCAGTCTCAGAATGTGGTCGCTAAGTATTCGGCTTTGGGTCACGGCTTGGTCGGTGATGATAAAGAGCTTGATCAGTTCATG ACACATTATGTTCTGTTGCTCTGTTCCTTTAAAGAACAACTTCAACAACATGTTCGTGTCCATGCAATGGAAGCAGTTATGGCTTGCTGGGAGATTGAGCAATCTTTACAAAGTTTAACAG GAGTTTCCCCAGGTGAAGGTACAGGTGCTACGAtgtctgatgatgatgatgaccaaGTAGATAGCGATGCAAACTTGTTTGATGGAAGTTTGGAAGGGCCAGACACCATGGGATTTGGACCTCTAATCCCCACGGAGAGTGAAAGGTCGTTGATGGAGCGTGTGAGGCAAGAGTTGAAGCATGAACTTAAACAA GGATACAAGGAGAAAATTGTTGACATAAGGGAGGAAATTCTGCGCAAGAGGAGAGCAGGAAAACTTCCTGGTGACACAACATCTGTCTTAAAAGCGTGGTGGCAATCACACTCCAAATGGCCATATCCAACA GAGGAAGACAAAGCAAGGTTGGTACAGGAAACTGGTTTGCAATTAAAGCAGATAAACAATTGGTTTATCAATCAGAGAAAGAGGAATTGGCACAGTAACCCTTCAACTTCCACGGTTTTGAAAAGCAAACGCAAAAG GTGA